The following is a genomic window from Chryseobacterium sp. StRB126.
TTAGCAATTTTAAGATTGGCATCCTGTGTTTGTTTGTTATATTGATTTTGGATAACCTGAAGATTATGCTCCACTGCATAGCTTACGCATTCTTTTAAGGACCATTTCTTCTGAGCGCTTAAACCCAGACAACTTAATCCAAAAACGATAATCCAAACTTTTTTCATATTATGTAGATGTTTATTTGTTTTTAATGGTCATATAGAATCGCATCATCTTCATCAGTATTTGCACTTGCAGACCCCAGCGATTTTATATTAAGATTTTTCCCTATTAGACGAAGTAAATATAAAAAAGTTACAGATTGAAAAAAATAGTTTCATTTTAATAAAACTTTTGAGAATTTTGTATCATGACAAACGAACAATATCAGGAAGCTATCGACTGGCTTTTCGTACAGATGCCCAACTATCAGATAGATGGACAGAAGGCTTATAAACCGGGACTTGACAATATCATCAAGCTTTGTGCTTACTTTGGAAACCCACAGGAGAAAATAAAATGCATCCATGTTGGCGGCACCAATGGAAAGGGATCTTCAAGCAATATGCTGGCATCCATCCTTCAGGAAGCCGGTTACAAAGTAGGCTTATATAATTCTCCACATCTTATCGATTTCACAGAACGTATTAAGGTGAATGGTGAAAATTGTCATAAAGAGTTTGTCTTTGATTTTATTCAGAAGCTTAAAAATATTCCGGAAGATATTAAGCCATCATTCTTTGAGTTTACCACCATCATGGCTTTTGAATATTTTTATCAGCAGCAGGTAGATTTTGCAATTATTGAAGTAGGCTTAGGGGGAAGACTGGATTCTACGAATATTATAACGCCTCTGGTTTCTGCAATTACAAACGTGCAGCTCGATCATCAGAATATATTAGGAGACACGATTGAAGAAATTGCAGCAGAAAAAGCCGGAATCATTAAAAAGAGTATCCCAATTATTTCAGGAGATGAAAATAAAGCTGTAAAAACAATCATCAGAGAAAAAGCAATGAAGGAAGAGGCTCCTTTTATAGATGCTACCCTTCTTCATACTGATCTTGTTTCTGACCTGAAAGGAAATTATCAGAGAAAAAACATCCATGTGGTTCTGGCCATTGTTGAAGAATTAAGAAAACAAGGCATCAATATTACAGATAAGAATGTTGAGAACGGTTTATTGAATGTTCACAAAAATACAGGATTCATTGGGCGTTGGTTTGAGTTCTCAAAAGATCCGCTTACGATTTGTGATACGGGACACAATCAGGCAGGTTTGGAGTATGTTTTTTCACAATTAAATTCAATTAACAGGCACAAGCATGTCATTTTGGGGTTTGTAAATGATAAAAAAATAGATGAAGTGATGAATTTACTTCCTGAAAATTCTGAGTTTTATTTTGCCAAACCATCCATCAACAGGGGAAGACACCCCGAAGATTACGAAAACTTACTTCAGGAGGCAAAAATTTTTTATAAAATTTTTAATTCCGTGCAGGAAGCGTATCTATCTGCAAAAGAACGATGTACAAACGAAGAAATGATTTTTATTGGCGGAAGCAACTTTGTTGTGGGAGATTTTTTAGAAAAAAATTTAAAATTTAAAGAATAAGTTGTATATTTGCACCACTCTAAACGAGAAAACAACAAAAAAGTCTAGAGGGTTCTTAGCTCAGTTGGTTCAGAGCATCTGGTTTACACCCAGAGGGTCGGGGGTTCGAATCCCTCAGGACCCACAGAAAGGAAACGAAACCTTTTAAAAAAAATTCGGGCTCTTAGCTCAGTTGGTTCAGAGCATCTGGTTTACACCCAGAGGGTCGGGGGTTCGAATCCCTCAGGGCCCACAAAAAATCTCTCAGATTTCTGGGAGATTTTTTTATTTTTAATTTTCTTTAATTTATTTCATTTTTCTTAACAACATAGCCAATTTATAAAAGTCAAAATACCGTATACTGGGATTCTCTGAAAGAAGATTAGTCCTTACTTTTTTTTCACAAACCTTATAAATGGAGAGAAACAACGAGACAAGCCCAAACCGCTTCAATATTAGTGCAGCTTTATATACCTTAATATCCTTAATAAAGATCCTGTTTTGTGGATTTTTTGAAAGCCCGAATAAAGACCCCATCCCCGCTTCTGCTTTACCCAGAAAAATTGCATTACTGGTATCATCCACATGAATAACAGGATTAGTCATAGCCAGGAATTTTATTTTATTTTGCTCCAAGAGTTTGGCAAAAACAAAATCTTCATATCCATATTCCGTCAGCATTTCGTTAAAAGGAAATTTTTCAAAAACTTTTTTTGAGATAATAAAATTCACGGTCTTAAATAATGAAAAGTCATAGGACCGACTGCCAAAAAAAATTTCTCTTTCCACAGAATACCTGTTTCTAAGAGTTGATGCATATTGGGAATCAATTGTAAAACTTCCGTAGATAAGCTCTAAATCCGGCTGTCTTCTTATTTCGGACATGTAATTCCAAAGGAAATTTTTCCCAGCTATTTTAACATCACAATCCAGGAATAAGAGGTATTCCCCCGAAGAATATTGCAGAAAGAGATTACGAATCCTGGAACGTCCGATATTTTCTTCCAGGAAAATCAGCTTTTTCACCCGATTCTTAAGTTCTTTGTTGATTGATTTAAAAGCAGTATCAGAAGCATCATCTATCAATATAATTTCAGCATCAATATTCTGGGCATCAATTTCTTTTTTTAAATCAAAGACCAATTCACGAACATCAAAATTATAGACTGGAATACAGATTGACAGCTTCATGATGTCAGATTTTCTCAACAACTTTTTGAATACTGAACTCTTCAAGACAAGCCCAATCTCCCCTATAACATTCTTTATCTCCAAAAACGGAACACGGCCTACAGGAAAGATCTTTTACCTGCACCACATCATCTTCACTCTGCCCGAATCCTAAAAATCCGGCATAAGGATGTGTTGCACACCATATAGAAACACATCGGGTTCCCATAAGGCTTGCTAAATGCATATTGGCTGAATCCATAGAAACCATTACTTCCAGTTCTGAGATCTTCTGAAGTTCTTCATTAAGGCTTAATTTACCGGAAAAACTTTTGGTATTAGGAATTTTGCTTTCCCAAGATTCTAGGGTTTCTGTCTCTTTTTTTCCGCCTCCAAAGAAGTATACCGTATGTTTCTGAGCCAAAAGCCTGGCCAATTCAAATGATTTTTCCAGAGGAAGCATTTTCCCTTTATGTTGAGCAAACGGAGCAAACCCAATTCCTGATTTATGTTCCGAAACCGGTCTGAGTTTTTGTGAAAGCTCAACTTTAAAACCCATTTCACGGAAAACATCTGCATACCGTTCAACTGTTTTTTTTAATTGAACTTTATCCAAATTCCAGACATCGGTAAGGTGTTCTTTTTCTTCTTTTCCTTTATTTATTTTGAAAACCTTCAAGCCTTTTCTCCTGTAAATCCTATCCAAGATTTTGGTTCTTATCACATCATGAAGATTGGCAATATAGTCCGGTTTGAATTCTTTAATCAATTCATCTCCCAATCTTCTCAGTCCAAAGAAGCCTTTATAGTCATCTACATTAATTCCTTTAAATATAACATTAGGAACATCCGCAAACAATGCTTCAAAGTTCTTTCTGGAAACCATGACAATCTCCACACCAGGATTTTGCTCCAAAAATTCCTTAAAAACAGGAACCGTCATGGCAACATCTCCAAATGCAGAAAAACGATATGCTAAAATTCTGGTCACGATTATGATTTCAGCTGGTAAGCTACTGCGTAAAATTTGATCTGTTTAGTCATGGCCATCAATCCATTAGCTCTGGATGGTGAAAGAAATTCCTGTAATCCGATCTCTGAGATAAATTCAAAGTCAGAATCTAGAATTTCCTGAGTAGAATGCCCACTATAAATGCTCACCAAAAGAGAGACAATACCTTTTGGTAAAATTCCGTCTGAATCTGCATCAAAGAAAAGCTTACCTTCCTTAAATTCAGCATCTATCCAAACTTTGCTCTGGCAGCCTTTAATCAGATTTTCATCTGTTTTCTTATCTTCCGAAAGTCCTTTCAGTTCTTTTCCGAGATCAATGATGTATTCATATTTCTGCTCCCAATCGTCAAGAAACGCAAATTCGTCGATAATTTCCTGCTGTTTTTCCTTAATGGTCATTGTAAATCAAATTTCTTTGTACAAAGATAGTAAATTATGCTTTAGACCTAAAGTATTAGTCCACAAGCTAATTTCAGGAATATCATACTATGAAAAGTAGTCTATTGCTTAAAGTCTAACGAATTACAAGCTTTCTGAAAAACCTGCAATAGCTTTATTTCTTCATTTTCCCAACAAAGTGCTTCAGATGCTTTTTCCAGTTCCGGCTGATAGTTAATTCTGCCTTTTGCTAAAATCTTCTTTACTGCAGCTGCAATATTTTCCGGCTGATGATTTTTAATTAACTCGCCCACATCAAACTGATTTTTAATATTCTGAAGTTCGGGAAGGTTTGATAAAATCAAAGGAACTCTTGCCTGAATACAGTCTAAAACCTTATTCGGTAAAGAATACAAATAACTATCTCCCCCATTCTCTTCAATACTCATTCCGCAGTCAGCAGTTAGTGTAAGCTTTCTTAAGTCTTCGGGTTTTAATTTTCCAAGGAACTGAACTTTATCCTGAAGGTTTTCTTTCACTACAAGCTCTTCATATTCTTTCTTTCTTGGACCATCACCAGCAATTTTCAATTGTACATGATCCATATGGTGCATGGCAAGGATCACTTTATCAATTCCTCTGAAAGGATTAATGGCTCCCTGATACAACAGTATTTTAGGGTTATTTTCGGGAATATCAAGATTAAAATCAAATCTTCTGGGCGAATTTTGAACAATCACGGGACTTATGCCATATTTTTTTTCAAACCATTTTCCATAACTTCCGCTTGCTGTAATCATCCATGTCAACTTCGGAATAACAGTCTTTTCGACATAACGCCACAATTTTTGTGACATTTTGCCCTGAACAGCAGGCATTTCCGAAAAAATTTCATGACTGTCAAAAACTAAAGGAATACTTAATTTCTGGGCAATAAGATAGTTGGAATACAATGCATCAATATCGTTGGCATGAAGAATTGTATTATGATCCGCCCTTTTTTTGAGCTCATGGTAAAGCTTCCAGTTAAATTCAAAGTAAGCCGTTTTGAGGCTTTTTGAAGCCAAATGAATTCGTGAGAACGGATAAGGGCGCTTCATTTCTTCAGCTCCATTCCAGTCATTTCCAATCAATTCAATATCATACCCGTTTTCATGTAAAGTCCGGCATACCTTTTCAATACGCTGGTCTGTATACAAATTACTGAAGGCGGATGTAATAATTTTTTTCTTCATTAAGCTTTTTTTCCAAGCAATAAATGATAGATTTGAATAAAGCAAATGAGCCCGTTCGGGATGATGACCGGCCATAACGGTCCGCTAAAGAAACCATACATGACAAAACAGGCACAGCCAATCATGTTAACAATTCTGATTTTTCTTACATCTTTCAGTATGAAACTCAGTACGATAAAAACTGAGGCTGAGTATCCGACGTAAGTGATAATTTCAGGATTCATTGAGATTTTTTAATGATAACAAACTTAATCATTTTCAATAAGATAATAAAATTTTTTCTGCCATAAAGTCATTTATTGATTTTTGGTAAAATATTTGTAATTTAGATAATGAATAAATGGCAATGTTGCTTTTATTCTAATGAGATATATTATGGATTATAAGTTTTCACAAGGTTTGAGCCAAGTGTTCAAACAAAGCAAAAGCGAAGCTAAGAGGCTGAAAAGTGAATTTCTTAATACAGAACATCTACTTTTAGGTATTATAAAAACGGAAAACTCTGCAAAAGAAATCCTTCAAAACCTCAATGCGGATTTAACACAAATCAGAAGAAAAATTGAAACTCTAAATACAACAAGTCTAAATCCTATTTCTGAGGAGGTTACCAATATTTCT
Proteins encoded in this region:
- a CDS encoding bifunctional folylpolyglutamate synthase/dihydrofolate synthase; this translates as MTNEQYQEAIDWLFVQMPNYQIDGQKAYKPGLDNIIKLCAYFGNPQEKIKCIHVGGTNGKGSSSNMLASILQEAGYKVGLYNSPHLIDFTERIKVNGENCHKEFVFDFIQKLKNIPEDIKPSFFEFTTIMAFEYFYQQQVDFAIIEVGLGGRLDSTNIITPLVSAITNVQLDHQNILGDTIEEIAAEKAGIIKKSIPIISGDENKAVKTIIREKAMKEEAPFIDATLLHTDLVSDLKGNYQRKNIHVVLAIVEELRKQGINITDKNVENGLLNVHKNTGFIGRWFEFSKDPLTICDTGHNQAGLEYVFSQLNSINRHKHVILGFVNDKKIDEVMNLLPENSEFYFAKPSINRGRHPEDYENLLQEAKIFYKIFNSVQEAYLSAKERCTNEEMIFIGGSNFVVGDFLEKNLKFKE
- a CDS encoding glycosyltransferase family 2 protein, with amino-acid sequence MKLSICIPVYNFDVRELVFDLKKEIDAQNIDAEIILIDDASDTAFKSINKELKNRVKKLIFLEENIGRSRIRNLFLQYSSGEYLLFLDCDVKIAGKNFLWNYMSEIRRQPDLELIYGSFTIDSQYASTLRNRYSVEREIFFGSRSYDFSLFKTVNFIISKKVFEKFPFNEMLTEYGYEDFVFAKLLEQNKIKFLAMTNPVIHVDDTSNAIFLGKAEAGMGSLFGLSKNPQNRIFIKDIKVYKAALILKRFGLVSLFLSIYKVCEKKVRTNLLSENPSIRYFDFYKLAMLLRKMK
- a CDS encoding glycosyltransferase family 9 protein gives rise to the protein MTRILAYRFSAFGDVAMTVPVFKEFLEQNPGVEIVMVSRKNFEALFADVPNVIFKGINVDDYKGFFGLRRLGDELIKEFKPDYIANLHDVIRTKILDRIYRRKGLKVFKINKGKEEKEHLTDVWNLDKVQLKKTVERYADVFREMGFKVELSQKLRPVSEHKSGIGFAPFAQHKGKMLPLEKSFELARLLAQKHTVYFFGGGKKETETLESWESKIPNTKSFSGKLSLNEELQKISELEVMVSMDSANMHLASLMGTRCVSIWCATHPYAGFLGFGQSEDDVVQVKDLSCRPCSVFGDKECYRGDWACLEEFSIQKVVEKI
- a CDS encoding SufE family protein, translating into MTIKEKQQEIIDEFAFLDDWEQKYEYIIDLGKELKGLSEDKKTDENLIKGCQSKVWIDAEFKEGKLFFDADSDGILPKGIVSLLVSIYSGHSTQEILDSDFEFISEIGLQEFLSPSRANGLMAMTKQIKFYAVAYQLKS
- a CDS encoding glycosyltransferase, whose product is MKKKIITSAFSNLYTDQRIEKVCRTLHENGYDIELIGNDWNGAEEMKRPYPFSRIHLASKSLKTAYFEFNWKLYHELKKRADHNTILHANDIDALYSNYLIAQKLSIPLVFDSHEIFSEMPAVQGKMSQKLWRYVEKTVIPKLTWMITASGSYGKWFEKKYGISPVIVQNSPRRFDFNLDIPENNPKILLYQGAINPFRGIDKVILAMHHMDHVQLKIAGDGPRKKEYEELVVKENLQDKVQFLGKLKPEDLRKLTLTADCGMSIEENGGDSYLYSLPNKVLDCIQARVPLILSNLPELQNIKNQFDVGELIKNHQPENIAAAVKKILAKGRINYQPELEKASEALCWENEEIKLLQVFQKACNSLDFKQ